A DNA window from Micromonospora sp. NBC_01739 contains the following coding sequences:
- a CDS encoding helix-turn-helix domain-containing protein yields the protein MSDVGSSVPRRQLGRLLRQAREEAGISLEAAAEALEWSRAKMYRLEGGQTSLRTHDVKLMCQHYGTSAELAEVMVSLARESKSRGWWHAYGDAIPAWFELYVGLEAAARRIRQYEPTLVPGLLQSAEYATAIFGAKAGRSQDEIAQKVALRMERQKLLARRNPKAPTFEAIIDEAVIRRPIADMDAWRSQLAHLVNIAQRPNVSVRVLPLGSGPHAASVAGSFIILDFPAMGTRPAEPSTIYSESLTGSLYLDKPAEVTAYADAWSTLLDHSLGARESEDLIGTVIKETFNE from the coding sequence ATGAGCGACGTGGGATCTTCTGTGCCCCGCCGACAACTCGGCAGGTTGCTGCGTCAAGCCCGAGAGGAAGCCGGAATCAGTCTGGAGGCTGCCGCCGAGGCGCTCGAATGGTCGCGCGCCAAGATGTACCGCCTCGAAGGCGGACAGACCTCCCTGCGCACCCACGACGTAAAGCTGATGTGCCAGCACTACGGCACCTCCGCCGAGTTGGCCGAGGTCATGGTCAGCCTGGCCCGGGAGAGCAAGAGCCGGGGATGGTGGCACGCCTACGGGGACGCCATCCCCGCGTGGTTCGAGCTGTACGTCGGGCTGGAGGCAGCGGCTCGCCGGATACGCCAGTACGAGCCGACGTTGGTTCCTGGGCTGCTCCAGAGCGCCGAGTATGCGACGGCCATTTTCGGTGCTAAGGCTGGGCGCAGTCAGGACGAGATAGCGCAGAAGGTCGCGCTACGCATGGAGCGCCAAAAGCTACTCGCTCGCCGAAATCCCAAGGCCCCCACCTTCGAGGCCATCATCGACGAGGCGGTGATCCGTCGTCCCATCGCCGACATGGACGCCTGGCGCAGTCAACTCGCACACCTGGTAAACATCGCACAGCGGCCGAACGTCTCGGTCCGAGTGCTGCCGCTGGGCAGCGGACCACACGCGGCATCCGTCGCCGGCTCGTTCATCATTCTGGACTTTCCGGCGATGGGCACGCGGCCCGCAGAGCCCTCGACCATCTACAGCGAGTCGCTTACCGGAAGTCTCTACCTGGACAAGCCCGCAGAGGTGACAGCGTACGCCGATGCGTGGTCCACCCTGCTGGACCATTCGTTGGGCGCGCGAGAGTCTGAGGACCTGATCGGGACGGTAATCAAGGAGACCTTCAATGAATAA
- a CDS encoding DUF397 domain-containing protein, with amino-acid sequence MNNQTSARWRKSSRSAEGECVEVADDLGGVVGVRDSKDIAGPVLLFAPTQWRSFVETIKADRLS; translated from the coding sequence ATGAATAACCAGACCAGCGCCCGGTGGCGCAAGAGCAGCCGGAGCGCTGAGGGCGAGTGTGTCGAGGTGGCCGACGATCTTGGTGGTGTCGTGGGGGTGCGGGACAGCAAGGACATCGCCGGGCCGGTGCTGCTGTTCGCCCCCACCCAGTGGCGCTCCTTCGTCGAGACCATCAAGGCCGACCGCCTCTCGTAG
- the ligD gene encoding non-homologous end-joining DNA ligase, whose amino-acid sequence MAGTKAAAQEIEVAGHTVRLSSPDRVIFPKRGFTKADVFGYYLAVGEGILRALRERPTTLQRFPDGIEGEMFFSKRVPTRGVPPWVRTSEITFPSGRTAAELCPADLAHVAWAAQMGTVVFHPWPVRAADPDRPDELRVDLDPQPGTDFAHAATAAAELRAILDELGVPGWPKTSGGRGVHVYLRIQPRWTFVEVRRATIALARELARRRPDLVTTAWWKEERGERVFVDFNQMARDRTIACAYSLRANARATVSTPVTWEELPQVDPDDFDLGTVPQRLAEQGDPHAGIDDTAWDITPLLEWAERDAAAGEGDLPYPPDHPKMPGEPKRVQPSKDRDRPR is encoded by the coding sequence ATGGCAGGCACGAAGGCGGCGGCCCAGGAGATCGAGGTCGCCGGACACACCGTACGGCTGTCCAGCCCGGACCGGGTGATCTTTCCGAAGCGGGGCTTCACCAAGGCCGACGTCTTCGGCTACTACCTGGCGGTGGGCGAGGGCATCCTGCGTGCCCTGCGCGAACGGCCGACCACCCTGCAACGCTTCCCGGACGGCATCGAGGGGGAGATGTTCTTCTCCAAGCGGGTGCCGACCCGGGGGGTGCCGCCCTGGGTGCGGACCAGCGAGATCACCTTCCCCAGTGGGCGTACGGCGGCGGAGCTCTGCCCGGCGGACCTGGCCCATGTGGCCTGGGCGGCACAGATGGGCACTGTCGTGTTCCACCCGTGGCCGGTACGCGCCGCCGACCCGGACCGCCCCGACGAACTGCGGGTAGACCTCGACCCGCAGCCCGGCACCGACTTCGCCCACGCCGCCACCGCCGCCGCCGAGCTGCGGGCCATCCTCGACGAGCTGGGCGTGCCCGGCTGGCCGAAGACCTCCGGCGGGCGGGGGGTGCACGTCTACCTGCGAATCCAGCCACGGTGGACCTTCGTCGAGGTACGCCGGGCCACCATCGCCCTGGCCCGGGAACTGGCCCGCCGCCGCCCCGACCTGGTCACCACCGCCTGGTGGAAGGAGGAACGCGGCGAACGGGTCTTCGTCGACTTCAACCAGATGGCCCGGGACCGCACCATCGCGTGTGCGTACTCGCTGCGAGCCAACGCCCGGGCCACGGTCTCCACCCCGGTCACCTGGGAGGAGTTGCCCCAGGTCGACCCGGACGACTTCGACCTGGGTACGGTCCCGCAGCGGCTGGCCGAGCAGGGCGACCCGCACGCCGGCATCGACGACACCGCGTGGGACATCACCCCGCTGCTGGAGTGGGCCGAGCGGGACGCCGCCGCCGGCGAGGGCGATCTGCCCTACCCCCCGGATCACCCGAAGATGCCGGGTGAGCCGAAGCGGGTCCAACCCTCCAAGGACCGCGACCGCCCCCGCTGA
- the msrB gene encoding peptide-methionine (R)-S-oxide reductase MsrB, with translation MSLPDSELPRTEDEWRVRLSPEEFRVLREHGTEPAWTGEYVDTKTPGMYHCRACGAELYPSDTKFDSHCGWPSFDDAIPGAIKEIEDNSLGMRRTEIRCARCDSHLGHVFRGEGFTPKNTRHCVNSLSIRLDPSTP, from the coding sequence GTGAGTCTTCCCGACAGTGAACTGCCCCGCACCGAGGACGAGTGGCGGGTCCGGCTCAGCCCCGAGGAGTTCCGGGTGCTGCGCGAGCACGGCACGGAGCCCGCCTGGACCGGCGAGTACGTCGACACCAAGACCCCCGGCATGTACCACTGCCGGGCCTGCGGTGCCGAGTTGTACCCCAGTGACACCAAGTTCGACTCGCACTGCGGGTGGCCGAGCTTCGACGACGCCATCCCGGGTGCGATCAAGGAGATCGAGGACAACTCCCTGGGCATGCGGCGCACGGAGATCCGCTGCGCCCGCTGCGACAGCCACCTGGGGCATGTCTTCCGGGGCGAGGGCTTCACCCCGAAGAACACCCGCCACTGCGTGAACTCGCTGTCGATTCGCCTGGACCCCAGCACCCCCTGA
- a CDS encoding DUF305 domain-containing protein, which yields MEPALSSGRCGLDRPRLPFALFRAALALTLVLSATGCGGGSAASTATSSASAADTGGRAASPTRDAPGTPTATDMTGVDLLYLSMTAGHTEQTLRIVRLVHDRLTDPELRTLVAAIEVTEAEELATVRRWLAQAGRSARADDHTGHGAGPDQLARLRDAEDGEVDKVLIEVLSAHQRAAADLARAHLAAGTEQGVRDLARRIEQSRTAQVAMLAAHPAAA from the coding sequence GTGGAGCCTGCTCTGAGCAGCGGCAGGTGCGGCCTTGACCGGCCGCGCCTGCCCTTCGCCCTGTTCCGGGCGGCGCTGGCCCTGACCCTCGTGCTGTCGGCCACCGGCTGTGGCGGCGGATCGGCAGCCTCGACCGCGACTTCCTCCGCCTCGGCGGCCGACACCGGTGGCCGGGCGGCGTCACCCACCCGTGACGCACCCGGTACCCCGACGGCCACCGACATGACCGGGGTGGACCTGCTGTACCTGTCGATGACGGCCGGGCACACCGAACAGACCCTGCGGATCGTCCGGCTGGTGCACGACCGGCTGACCGACCCGGAACTGCGTACCCTGGTCGCCGCCATCGAGGTGACCGAGGCCGAGGAACTGGCCACCGTACGCCGCTGGTTGGCGCAGGCCGGACGCAGCGCCCGCGCCGACGACCACACCGGCCACGGCGCCGGCCCGGACCAGTTGGCCCGGCTGCGCGACGCCGAGGACGGCGAGGTCGACAAGGTGTTGATCGAGGTGCTGTCTGCCCACCAGCGGGCCGCCGCCGACCTGGCCCGCGCCCACCTGGCGGCCGGCACCGAGCAGGGGGTACGCGACCTGGCCCGACGCATCGAGCAGTCCCGTACCGCCCAGGTAGCGATGCTGGCCGCCCACCCGGCAGCGGCCTGA
- a CDS encoding lytic polysaccharide monooxygenase, translating into MRRRLTLALATTGAMISTLAVATPAQAHGYVSSPPSRQALCAQNRVPDCGQIRWEPQSVEGPKGLRTCHANISHFAVLNDDNRGWPATSVGTTVTFTWVNTAMHATRDWEYFIGNTRVAVFSGGGRQPGPTVSHSVNLSGYPGRQKVLAVWNIADTANAFYSCVDLQIGGGGNPPPSPSPTTPGPTSPPPSPTPAPTTTLPAGGTWTAGRAYAVGDQVTYGGRAYRCRQAHTAIAGWEPPNVPALWSLL; encoded by the coding sequence ATGCGTCGAAGACTCACCCTCGCCCTGGCCACGACCGGCGCCATGATCTCCACCCTGGCCGTCGCCACCCCGGCCCAGGCCCACGGTTACGTCTCGTCACCGCCCAGCCGGCAGGCCCTCTGCGCCCAGAACCGGGTGCCCGACTGCGGGCAGATCCGGTGGGAGCCGCAGAGTGTCGAAGGCCCCAAGGGGCTGCGTACCTGCCATGCCAACATCTCCCACTTCGCCGTCCTCAACGACGACAACCGGGGCTGGCCCGCCACCTCGGTCGGCACCACGGTCACCTTCACCTGGGTGAACACCGCGATGCACGCCACCCGCGACTGGGAGTACTTCATCGGCAACACCCGGGTCGCCGTGTTCAGCGGCGGCGGACGCCAGCCGGGCCCCACGGTCTCGCACAGCGTCAACCTGTCCGGCTATCCCGGCCGCCAGAAGGTGCTGGCCGTCTGGAACATCGCGGACACCGCCAACGCCTTCTACTCCTGCGTCGACCTCCAGATCGGCGGTGGCGGCAACCCACCGCCCAGTCCGAGCCCGACCACCCCGGGCCCGACCAGCCCGCCGCCGTCGCCCACCCCGGCACCGACCACCACCCTGCCGGCCGGGGGCACCTGGACCGCAGGCCGGGCGTACGCCGTCGGCGACCAGGTCACCTACGGCGGGCGGGCGTACCGGTGCCGGCAGGCGCACACCGCGATCGCCGGTTGGGAGCCGCCGAACGTACCAGCGCTGTGGAGCCTGCTCTGA
- a CDS encoding isoamylase early set domain-containing protein — translation MIKRNRLFGSQTRVTFCLPRDTPPGTVSVVGSFNDWRPGEHVLVARRDGTRTVTVRLGPGQHRFRYLASGGLWFDDESADRLDDHGGLLML, via the coding sequence ATGATCAAGCGCAACCGGCTGTTCGGCAGTCAGACCCGGGTCACCTTCTGTCTTCCCCGGGACACCCCGCCCGGCACGGTCAGCGTGGTCGGGTCCTTCAACGACTGGCGGCCCGGTGAGCACGTGCTGGTGGCCCGGCGTGACGGCACTCGGACGGTGACCGTACGGCTGGGGCCGGGGCAGCACCGCTTCCGCTACCTGGCCAGCGGTGGGCTGTGGTTCGACGACGAGTCCGCCGACCGGCTCGACGACCATGGTGGCCTGCTGATGCTGTGA
- a CDS encoding Prokaryotic metallothionein: MATCEVCGNDYWLAFEVRTVSGDVHTFDSFECAAHKLAPICEHCQVKIVGHGVEVSGRFFCCGHCARAVEAEHGAQIRDAVGARPA, encoded by the coding sequence GTGGCGACGTGCGAGGTCTGCGGAAACGACTACTGGTTGGCCTTCGAGGTACGCACCGTCAGCGGGGACGTGCACACCTTCGACAGCTTCGAGTGCGCCGCGCACAAGCTGGCCCCGATCTGCGAACACTGCCAGGTGAAGATCGTCGGGCACGGGGTGGAGGTGTCCGGGCGCTTCTTCTGCTGCGGCCACTGCGCCCGCGCGGTCGAGGCCGAGCACGGCGCCCAGATCCGCGACGCGGTAGGCGCCCGCCCCGCCTGA
- a CDS encoding GNAT family N-acetyltransferase, whose translation MPSTHLRIAGFADLDARTFHDLVRLRIDVFVVEQECAYPELDGRDLEPGTRHLWLARDGAVLAYLRILADPDGVARIGRVVVAPSARGAGHAGRLLAAALAEIGDRPCVLEAQSHLVDFYARRGFTVSGPDYVEDGIPHTPMRRDP comes from the coding sequence ATGCCGAGCACGCACCTCCGGATCGCCGGCTTCGCCGACCTGGACGCCCGCACCTTCCACGACCTGGTACGGCTGCGCATCGACGTGTTCGTGGTCGAGCAGGAGTGCGCGTACCCGGAACTCGACGGTCGGGACCTCGAACCCGGCACCCGACACCTCTGGCTGGCGCGCGACGGCGCCGTCCTGGCGTACCTGCGGATTCTGGCCGACCCCGACGGGGTGGCCCGGATCGGTCGGGTGGTGGTGGCCCCCTCGGCGCGCGGCGCCGGGCATGCCGGGCGGCTGCTGGCCGCGGCGCTGGCCGAGATCGGCGACCGGCCGTGCGTGCTGGAGGCCCAGTCCCACCTGGTCGACTTCTACGCCCGACGCGGGTTCACGGTCAGCGGCCCGGACTATGTCGAGGACGGCATCCCGCACACCCCGATGCGCCGCGACCCCTGA
- a CDS encoding lytic polysaccharide monooxygenase auxiliary activity family 9 protein has protein sequence MLKPSRLVGLLATAAAATLLVSTALVNSASAHGSVVNPGARAYSCWERWGGDHMNPRMATEDPMCWQAWQANPQAMWNWNGQFREGVGGNHQAAIPDGQLCSGGRAEGGRYNALDTVGAWRTTQVSNSFRLKFFDQASHGADYIRVYATRQGFDALTKPLAWSDLELVGQIGNTPASQWQREVDGVSIEIPVNAPGRSGRHIIYTIWQASHFDQSYYHCSDVQFGGSTNPPPTTPPPTTPPPTTPPPTTPPPSTPPPSNPPPAGACSATYQVTNTWSGGFQGEVKVTAGNAAIRGWRVTWTYANGQQVSQAWNATVSSSGSTVTATNVGYNGSLGAGASTTFGFLASGSSSAPTLTCTATT, from the coding sequence ATGCTCAAACCCTCTAGGCTGGTCGGCCTGCTCGCCACCGCGGCGGCCGCCACCCTGCTCGTCTCCACCGCTCTGGTCAACTCCGCCTCCGCACACGGCTCGGTGGTCAACCCCGGAGCCCGCGCCTACAGCTGCTGGGAGCGCTGGGGTGGCGACCACATGAACCCTCGGATGGCCACCGAGGACCCGATGTGCTGGCAGGCCTGGCAGGCCAACCCGCAGGCCATGTGGAACTGGAACGGCCAGTTCCGTGAGGGCGTTGGCGGCAACCACCAGGCGGCCATCCCGGACGGCCAGCTCTGCTCGGGCGGTCGCGCCGAGGGTGGGCGGTACAACGCCCTGGACACCGTCGGCGCCTGGCGGACCACCCAGGTCTCCAACAGCTTCCGACTGAAGTTCTTCGACCAGGCCAGTCACGGGGCCGACTACATCCGGGTGTACGCGACCCGGCAGGGATTCGACGCGCTGACCAAGCCCCTGGCCTGGTCGGACCTGGAGCTCGTGGGGCAGATCGGCAACACCCCGGCCTCCCAGTGGCAGCGTGAGGTCGACGGCGTCTCCATCGAGATCCCGGTGAACGCGCCGGGTCGCAGCGGCCGGCACATCATCTACACCATCTGGCAGGCCAGCCACTTCGACCAGTCGTACTACCACTGCAGCGACGTGCAGTTCGGTGGCAGCACCAACCCGCCGCCCACCACGCCGCCGCCGACCACTCCCCCGCCCACGACCCCGCCGCCCACCACTCCCCCGCCGTCCACTCCGCCGCCCAGCAACCCGCCGCCGGCGGGTGCCTGCTCGGCGACGTACCAGGTGACCAACACCTGGTCCGGTGGCTTCCAGGGTGAGGTGAAGGTGACCGCGGGCAACGCGGCGATCCGCGGCTGGCGAGTGACCTGGACGTACGCCAACGGCCAGCAGGTCAGCCAGGCATGGAATGCCACCGTCAGCTCCAGCGGCTCCACGGTGACCGCCACCAACGTCGGCTACAACGGCAGCCTCGGCGCGGGAGCCAGCACCACCTTCGGCTTCCTGGCCTCCGGCTCCAGCAGCGCACCCACGCTGACCTGTACGGCCACCACCTGA
- the hemQ gene encoding hydrogen peroxide-dependent heme synthase, with protein MTEQSNAARLKELNSTIRYTMWSVFRASAPLPSLRDNVTGEVESLIEELAGKDVVVRGTYDVAGLRADADLMIWWHSSSSDALQDAYLRFRRTTLGRAMTPVWSQMALHRPAEFNKSHIPAFLAGEQARAYLCVYPFVRSYDWYLLPDAERRELLAEHGQMARGYPDVRANTVASFALGDYEWMLAFEADELHRIVDLMRDLRASRARLHVREEVPFYTGRRRSIADIVTALA; from the coding sequence ATGACCGAGCAGAGCAACGCGGCCCGGCTGAAGGAACTCAACTCCACCATCCGCTACACCATGTGGTCGGTGTTCCGGGCCAGCGCACCGCTGCCCTCGCTGCGCGACAACGTCACCGGCGAGGTCGAGTCCCTGATCGAGGAGTTGGCCGGCAAGGATGTGGTGGTCCGGGGCACGTACGACGTGGCCGGGCTGCGCGCCGACGCCGACCTGATGATCTGGTGGCACTCCTCCTCCAGCGACGCCCTCCAGGACGCCTACCTGCGGTTCCGGCGTACCACCCTGGGGCGGGCGATGACCCCGGTCTGGTCGCAGATGGCCCTGCACCGGCCGGCCGAGTTCAACAAGAGCCACATCCCGGCCTTCCTCGCCGGTGAGCAGGCCCGCGCCTACCTGTGCGTCTACCCCTTCGTCCGCTCGTACGACTGGTACCTGCTGCCGGACGCCGAGCGGCGGGAACTGCTCGCCGAGCACGGCCAGATGGCCCGGGGCTACCCGGACGTACGCGCCAACACGGTGGCCTCCTTCGCCCTCGGCGACTACGAGTGGATGCTGGCCTTCGAGGCCGACGAACTGCACCGGATCGTGGACCTGATGCGGGACCTGCGTGCTTCCCGGGCCCGGCTGCACGTACGCGAGGAAGTGCCCTTCTACACCGGCCGCCGCCGCTCCATCGCCGACATCGTCACCGCCCTGGCCTGA
- the hemG gene encoding protoporphyrinogen oxidase, with product MTTRWRVAVIGGGIAGLAAAVRLRDQAPADTEITMYEQSGLLGGKLRTGELAGGPVEFGAESFLMRDPAGGQSAAVRLIHRLGLGARIVHPTVGQAALAVDGGLRPIPGGTLVGVPGDLDKVATVARPTPEADRDGGAPLLGATEDISVGALVRARFGDEVVDRLVDPMLGGVYAGRADDLSLVTTMPALARAARTSHTLLDAVRTAQAAAPRAVGEPVFGTLDGGLSTLVEAAATASGATIRTNAAVRELIPTDTGWRLTVGPTRDPEHVEVDAVVLALPARPAARLLTEVAEPVAGSIGGLDYASVALVTLALPEATLPQLSGFLVPSTEGLLIKASTFFTTKWGHLRRDDGVALVRASVGRYGDEAQLQRPDEDLAATVHREVSAVIGTPLPAPIAGHVQRWGGALPQYTPGHLDRIAAARALLRAAHPTLTLAGAGYDGVGIPVCIRSGETAAEEIITALGGSAR from the coding sequence ATGACGACGCGCTGGCGGGTGGCCGTGATCGGCGGCGGCATCGCCGGACTGGCCGCCGCGGTCCGGTTGCGCGACCAGGCTCCCGCCGACACGGAGATCACCATGTACGAGCAGTCCGGCCTGCTCGGCGGCAAGCTGCGTACCGGTGAGCTGGCCGGCGGGCCGGTGGAGTTCGGCGCGGAGTCCTTCCTGATGCGCGACCCGGCCGGCGGGCAGTCGGCGGCGGTACGCCTGATCCACCGCCTGGGGCTGGGTGCGCGGATCGTGCACCCCACCGTCGGGCAGGCCGCCCTGGCCGTGGACGGCGGGCTGCGGCCCATCCCCGGCGGGACCCTTGTCGGCGTACCCGGGGATCTGGACAAGGTGGCGACGGTGGCCCGGCCGACCCCGGAGGCCGACCGCGACGGTGGTGCTCCGCTGCTGGGTGCCACCGAGGACATCTCCGTCGGGGCACTGGTCCGGGCCCGGTTCGGCGACGAGGTGGTCGACCGGCTGGTCGACCCGATGCTCGGCGGTGTGTACGCCGGCCGGGCCGACGACCTCTCCCTGGTCACCACCATGCCCGCCCTGGCCCGGGCCGCCCGCACCAGCCACACCCTGCTAGACGCGGTCCGGACCGCGCAGGCCGCCGCACCCCGGGCCGTCGGCGAACCGGTCTTCGGCACCCTGGACGGCGGGCTGAGCACCCTGGTCGAGGCCGCGGCCACGGCCAGCGGGGCCACCATCCGCACCAACGCGGCCGTACGGGAGTTGATCCCCACCGACACCGGCTGGCGGCTGACGGTCGGACCGACCCGGGACCCGGAGCATGTCGAGGTCGACGCGGTGGTGCTGGCGTTACCGGCCCGGCCGGCGGCCCGACTGCTGACCGAGGTCGCCGAGCCGGTCGCGGGGAGCATCGGCGGACTGGACTACGCCAGCGTCGCCCTGGTCACCCTGGCCCTGCCCGAGGCGACCCTGCCGCAGCTCTCCGGTTTTTTGGTGCCCAGCACCGAGGGACTGCTGATCAAGGCCTCCACCTTCTTCACCACCAAGTGGGGGCACCTGCGTCGGGACGACGGGGTGGCCCTGGTCCGCGCCTCGGTGGGCCGCTACGGCGACGAGGCCCAGCTCCAGCGCCCCGACGAGGACCTGGCCGCCACGGTGCACCGGGAGGTGTCCGCGGTGATCGGTACCCCGCTGCCCGCCCCGATCGCCGGGCATGTGCAGCGCTGGGGCGGTGCGCTGCCGCAGTACACCCCGGGCCACCTGGACCGGATCGCGGCCGCGCGGGCCCTCCTGCGGGCGGCGCATCCGACGTTGACCCTGGCCGGAGCGGGCTACGACGGGGTGGGCATCCCGGTCTGCATCCGCTCCGGCGAGACAGCGGCCGAGGAGATCATCACAGCATTGGGAGGATCGGCGAGATGA
- the hemE gene encoding uroporphyrinogen decarboxylase, producing the protein MTTDTTGTAARDDASRPGGPADSPFVRACRRRPVPHTPVWFMRQAGRSLPEYREIRANVAMLESCRRPDLVTEITLQPVRRHGVDAAILFSDIVVPVAAAGVDLDIVPGTGPVVAEPVRTAADVQRIRLIDRDDVPYVDEAVRMLVKELGDTPLIGFAGAPFTLASYLVEGGPSRNHVKTKALMYGDPELWHALAGRLAEVTLAFLRVQIAAGVSAVQLFDSWAGALSEADYRRFVLPHSTAVLSGLAEAGVPRIHFGVGTAELLGAMGEAGADVVGVDWRTPLDVATRRIGPDKAVQGNLDPCLLFAPWPVIEAEVRRILDQGRSAPGHVFNLGHGVLPETDPEVLTRVVALVHELSAEGA; encoded by the coding sequence ATGACCACCGACACCACGGGCACCGCTGCCCGAGACGACGCCTCCCGCCCCGGCGGGCCCGCCGACTCGCCCTTCGTGCGGGCGTGTCGTCGTCGGCCCGTCCCACACACCCCGGTCTGGTTCATGCGCCAGGCCGGCCGGTCGCTGCCGGAGTACCGCGAGATCCGGGCCAACGTGGCGATGCTGGAGTCCTGCCGCCGACCCGACCTGGTCACCGAGATCACCCTCCAGCCGGTACGCCGGCACGGGGTGGACGCGGCGATCCTGTTCAGCGACATCGTGGTCCCGGTCGCCGCCGCCGGGGTCGACCTGGACATCGTGCCGGGCACCGGACCGGTGGTGGCCGAGCCGGTGCGTACCGCCGCAGACGTGCAGCGGATCCGGCTGATCGACCGCGACGACGTCCCGTACGTCGACGAGGCGGTCCGGATGCTGGTCAAGGAGCTGGGCGACACCCCCCTGATCGGCTTCGCCGGTGCGCCGTTCACCCTGGCCAGCTACCTGGTCGAGGGCGGGCCGTCGCGGAACCACGTCAAGACCAAGGCCCTGATGTACGGCGACCCCGAGCTGTGGCACGCCCTGGCCGGGCGGCTCGCCGAGGTGACCCTGGCGTTCCTGCGGGTGCAGATCGCCGCCGGGGTCAGCGCGGTGCAGCTCTTCGACTCCTGGGCCGGGGCGCTCTCCGAGGCCGACTACCGCCGGTTCGTGCTGCCGCACTCGACCGCCGTGCTGTCCGGCCTGGCCGAGGCGGGGGTGCCCCGGATCCACTTCGGGGTGGGCACCGCCGAGCTGCTCGGCGCGATGGGTGAGGCCGGGGCCGACGTGGTCGGGGTCGACTGGCGTACCCCGCTGGACGTCGCGACCCGGCGGATCGGGCCCGACAAGGCCGTGCAGGGCAACCTGGATCCCTGTCTGCTGTTCGCCCCCTGGCCGGTCATCGAGGCCGAGGTGCGCCGCATCCTCGACCAGGGTCGGTCCGCGCCCGGGCACGTGTTCAACCTGGGGCACGGGGTGTTGCCGGAGACCGACCCGGAGGTGCTCACCCGGGTGGTCGCCCTGGTGCATGAACTGTCCGCCGAGGGGGCCTGA
- a CDS encoding DUF3000 domain-containing protein, with amino-acid sequence MPPPIALPDTFARAVAGLRSATPRPEILLEEVGAPQRLAPYAFALSATVLRDGEEVATGRLILLHDPAGHEAWQGTLRLVTYVTAELENDLAADPLLPGVGWTWLTDALDAQQAGHRAIGGTITQTMSNRFGELSGPPATADIEIRASWTPTDADLTAHLYAWCTLLASTAGLPPPGVTALPERRAAAAG; translated from the coding sequence ATGCCCCCCCCGATCGCGCTTCCGGACACCTTCGCCCGCGCGGTCGCCGGGCTCCGGTCGGCGACACCCCGGCCGGAGATCCTCCTGGAGGAGGTCGGCGCACCCCAGCGGCTCGCGCCGTACGCCTTCGCGCTGTCCGCCACGGTGCTGCGCGACGGCGAGGAGGTGGCCACCGGGCGACTGATCCTCCTGCACGACCCGGCCGGGCACGAGGCCTGGCAGGGCACCCTGCGCCTGGTCACCTACGTGACGGCCGAGTTGGAGAACGACCTGGCCGCGGACCCCCTGTTGCCGGGGGTCGGCTGGACCTGGCTCACCGACGCCCTCGACGCCCAGCAGGCGGGTCACCGGGCCATCGGCGGGACGATCACCCAGACGATGTCGAACCGGTTCGGGGAGCTGTCCGGCCCACCGGCGACCGCCGACATCGAGATCCGCGCCTCGTGGACCCCTACCGATGCCGATCTCACCGCCCACCTGTACGCCTGGTGCACCCTGCTGGCCTCCACCGCCGGCCTGCCGCCACCCGGGGTGACCGCCCTGCCGGAGCGCCGGGCCGCCGCGGCCGGTTGA